In a single window of the Danio rerio strain Tuebingen ecotype United States chromosome 20, GRCz12tu, whole genome shotgun sequence genome:
- the cyp2v1 gene encoding cytochrome P450, family 2, subfamily V, polypeptide 1 isoform X2, producing MSDHYGNIFSLRLGSLNTVVVNTYSMVKKVLNDQGNSFMYRPVNDITERISKCQGLTFNNGYSWKQHRRFTLSTLKFFGVGKRSLEFIIMEEYKFLHQSIMDTNGLPFNPHYIINNGVSNIICSMVFGRRFEYTDQRFLNMLSLISKALKLQTSVFIQLYAAFPRLMDLLPGPHKELFSCFHQVRAFIKEEVDKHRADWDPSSPRDFIDCYLTEIEKKKDDLEAGFHDEGLQYAVLDLFVAGTETTSTTLLWAFVYMMKYPEIQEKVQAEIDKVVGRYRRPSMDDRPCMPYTDAVIHEIQRMGNVVPLSVPRMTNEDTILEGYFIPKGTQIIPNLTSVLFDQTKWKTQHSFDPQNFLNAQGKFEKPEAFIPFSLGKRSCPGESLARMELFLFFTSFLQSFSLSAPDETQTSLDFKFGMTLSPKPFKICFTPR from the exons ATGTCGGACCACTATGGCAACATATTCAGCTTGCGTCTGGGAAGCTTAAACACAGTTGTTGTGAACACCTACAGTATGGTGAAGAAAGTTCTTAATGACCAGGGCAACTCTTTCATGTACCGCCCAGTCAATGATATCACCGAAAGAATATCCAAGTGCCAAG GTCTAACCTTTAATAATGGCTACAGCTGGAAGCAACATAGGCGTTTTACTCTAAGTACTCTTAAATTCTTTGGTGTGGGAAAGAGAAGCCTGGAATTCATCATCATGGAGGAGTACAAATTCTTGCACCAGTCCATCATGGATACCAATG GGCTGCCATTCAACCCTCATTACATCATTAACAATGGCGTCTCCAACATCATCTGCTCTATGGTGTTTGGAAGAAGGTTTGAATACACTGACCAGAGGTTTCTGAACATGCTCAGTCTGATTTCTAAAGCCCTTAAACTACAAACGTCTGTGTTTATACAG CTTTATGCTGCTTTTCCTCGTCTTATGGACCTCCTCCCAGGACCTCATAAAGAGCTGTTTTCCTGCTTCCACCAAGTTCGTGCTTTTATTAAGGAGGAGGTGGACAAACATCGTGCAGACTGGGACCCCTCTTCACCTAGAGATTTTATAGACTGCTATTTGACTGAAATAGAGAAG aagAAAGATGATTTGGAAGCAGGATTTCATGATGAGGGTCTGCAATATGCCGTTCTTGATTTGTTTGTGGCAGGAACTGAGACCACATCTACCACTCTACTGTGGGCCTTTGTGTACATGATGAAATATCCAGAAATCCAAG AAAAGGTCCAGGCAGAAATAGACAAAGTTGTTGGACGGTATCGCCGACCCAGCATGGATGACAGACCCTGCATGCCATACACTGATGCTGTTATCCATGAGATCCAGCGAATGGGCAATGTTGTTCCCCTTAGTGTGCCAAGAATGACTAATGAAGACACAATACTGGAAGGATATTTCATTCCTAAG GGTACACAGATTATTCCTAATCTGACCTCAGTTCTGTTTGATCAAACTAAGTGGAAGACACAACATTCATTTGACCCACAGAATTTTCTTAACGCTCAAGGCAAGTTTGAAAAGCCTGAAGCTTTTATCCCCTTCTCATTAG GAAAGCGATCTTGTCCAGGAGAATCACTTGCCCGCATGGAACTTTTCCTCTTCTTCACATCTTTTCTACAATCCTTTAGTTTGTCTGCTCCAGACGAAACTCAAACAAGCTTGGATTTTAAATTTGGAATGACGCTGTCTCCAAAgccatttaaaatttgtttcacTCCTCGTTGA